Below is a window of Fervidobacterium pennivorans DSM 9078 DNA.
AAGGTCAAATCGTCATTATCGGAATCGCTGGCATCCCATGTTAGTGCAAGTGCTCCGAACGGATGACCAGATGTATTATCTGGTTTCAGATTGCCTATCGTTGGCAACGAATTTTCTTTAGTTGTAAAGTTCCAGTACTCACTTGCAATCGAATCATTTTCCTTGAGCCTAACATACCAACGGTAGGTAGTATTTGGTTTTAATCTACCTTTAGGAACATCTACCTGGATACCTTGACCACCACTAACAACTTGGGTAAAGACTGTGACTCCCGTGCCATTTTCTCTGACTATTACTTCATATTCACCACTTGTTGGGGTATTAAAGATTAGCTTCACACTGTTGAAGTTTAAATTATTCTCATTGTTTCTGGGCGATAAAAGTTCTGGTTTCTTGGAAGTTGAAGGATTTACGCATGAACTGAGGATAACCCATAAAACGAAAGTAACGAAGAAAAATTTGGTTGCTTTCCAAGAAAAGATTTTCGTATATACCATTTGTATCCCCCTTCCATAAAACTGCTTGCGATACTTTTCATCTACTAAATTATACCACAAACCAAAAAAACAACACACCCTCAAAAGTGAGGGTGTGTTGCCTAAAATTGTATTCAAGTCAGTTATATCAAAGCAATATCACATTTTCATACTTTCCTTTGGTCACGTTCTTTGTGTCAAACAGAAACGGCACGTTCTTTGCAACAAACTCATAATCGATACCTATTGTATGTCCTGATGTCACAATAGCCCCATCCATCTTTCTTAGATTTTCTTCTGTCAGCTCAATGCGTTTGTAATGTTTTCCATTGTGCGTAAATTCAGGAACGAATGGGTCATAGTAGAATACGTTTGCCTTTTTCTTTTCGAGTATTTCAATTACCTTCAACGCGGGACTTTCTCTCAAATCATCTATATTCCCCTTGTAGGCAACTCCAAGAAGCAAGATATTCCTTCCGTTCAAACACTGTTTCCTTTCGTTTAGTATGTCGGTAAGCCTTTCAACAACGTAATACGGCATACTATTGGAAATTTCTCCGGCCACTTCCACAAGCATCATGTGAAGGTCGTATTCCTTCGCCTTGTAGACAAGATAGAACGGGTCAATCGGGATACAATGCCCTCCGATGCCAGGTCCAGGATAGAACGGCATGTAACCAAAGGGTTTTGTTGCCGCTGCGTCGATAACCTCCCAAATGTTTATCTTCATCTTCTCCGCAACTTTTGTCATTTCTTGAACAAGCGCGATATTCACAAGCCTGAATGTGTTTTCCAATATCTTTGTCATCTCTGCCGCCCTTGGTGAAGAAACGGGGAAAACACCTGCTTCAAGCACGTTTTCATACAATGCAACGGCATGCTTTGTGCATTCTGGGGTAACTCCACCGACAACTTTCGGTGTATTCCTCGTCTTGTACCTTGGGTTACCTGGGTCAACACGTTCTGGACTGAACGCAAGATAAAAATCCTTTCCAACCTTTAGTCCTGTCTCTTGCAAAATTGGTAGGACAACCTCTTCCGTTGTGCCTGGATACGTCGTGCTTTCAAGGACAACGAGCTGATCTTTTCTCAGTCTTTTCTTTATTTCATTCGCACTGTTGATTATGTAACTCAAATCCGGTTGCTTGAACTTATCAAGTGGTGTAGGCACGCATATACTTATCACATCGCA
It encodes the following:
- a CDS encoding nucleotide sugar dehydrogenase, producing the protein MSLYEKILNKEAVVGVIGMGYVGLPLAVEKARAGYKVVGFDIQEKRVDMINRGENYIGDVDDNELRELVQAKRLRATTDFDELKNCDVISICVPTPLDKFKQPDLSYIINSANEIKKRLRKDQLVVLESTTYPGTTEEVVLPILQETGLKVGKDFYLAFSPERVDPGNPRYKTRNTPKVVGGVTPECTKHAVALYENVLEAGVFPVSSPRAAEMTKILENTFRLVNIALVQEMTKVAEKMKINIWEVIDAAATKPFGYMPFYPGPGIGGHCIPIDPFYLVYKAKEYDLHMMLVEVAGEISNSMPYYVVERLTDILNERKQCLNGRNILLLGVAYKGNIDDLRESPALKVIEILEKKKANVFYYDPFVPEFTHNGKHYKRIELTEENLRKMDGAIVTSGHTIGIDYEFVAKNVPFLFDTKNVTKGKYENVILL